A single region of the Solwaraspora sp. WMMD791 genome encodes:
- a CDS encoding acyl carrier protein yields MTFPPTTATVGATIIRLLNELTGRDPASLDGGTRIFMELGLTSARILELLMRLEDETGLPLVGRVDWLRMETIDDLAELVVGQRADAPPRS; encoded by the coding sequence GGTGCGACGATCATCCGGTTGCTGAACGAGCTGACCGGGCGCGACCCGGCGTCGCTCGACGGTGGCACCAGAATCTTCATGGAACTCGGCCTGACCTCGGCCCGGATCCTCGAGCTGCTGATGCGTCTGGAGGACGAGACCGGGCTGCCCCTGGTCGGTCGGGTGGACTGGCTACGGATGGAGACGATCGACGACCTCGCCGAGCTCGTCGTCGGGCAGCGGGCCGACGCTCCGCCCCGGTCCTGA
- a CDS encoding MaoC family dehydratase has translation MVVVGTDVGPLRALVGQHLGFSDWMQVGQEQVDRFAAATGDRQWIHVDPSRAANGPFGGTVVHGFLILALTSRVLEQVLTSENVRLKVNYGCDRVRFLAPVPVGSRIRAGVTLADVLPLRRGVQLTLRLRYEVEGGRTPVCVAQVLVHNYA, from the coding sequence GTGGTCGTCGTCGGTACTGACGTCGGGCCCCTGCGGGCACTGGTGGGGCAACATCTCGGATTCAGCGACTGGATGCAGGTCGGTCAGGAGCAGGTGGACCGGTTCGCCGCGGCGACCGGCGACCGGCAGTGGATCCACGTGGATCCGAGCCGGGCCGCCAACGGACCGTTCGGCGGTACGGTCGTGCACGGCTTCCTCATCCTCGCTCTGACCTCCCGGGTTCTTGAGCAGGTCCTCACCAGTGAGAACGTACGCCTCAAGGTGAACTACGGCTGTGACCGTGTCCGCTTCCTCGCCCCGGTGCCGGTCGGTTCGCGGATTCGGGCCGGGGTCACACTGGCCGACGTGCTACCGCTGCGGCGAGGTGTCCAGCTGACACTGCGCCTCCGGTACGAGGTGGAAGGCGGACGCACCCCGGTCTGCGTGGCACAGGTCCTGGTGCACAACTACGCGTGA